A single Fusarium oxysporum Fo47 chromosome IV, complete sequence DNA region contains:
- a CDS encoding RNA polymerase, with translation MDIDHVPTDARSKEVVRLWRAWRTIHEMVADREYELAEEEVKISLDRFRDEYCNPDGSINRAKLQFSARPSENMIRKNTPPVTAANPNPNPGADCGPVWVEFLADKTFGVNQIRQFAKYVITNNYKTGIMVTHVPLSPAARKTLQSVESVAKIECFLEDDLLVNITHHELVPKHVLLSREEKLALLKRYRLKETQLPRILQKDPVARYLGLKRGQVVKIIRNSETAGRYASYRLCV, from the exons ATGGATATCGATCACGTTCCCACCGATGCCAGGTCCAAGGAGGTTGTTCGCCTTTGGCGAGCATGGAGGACTATCCATGAGATGGTCGCGGACCGA GAATACGAGCTCGCTGAAGAGGAAGTCAAGATCTCTCTCGACCGCTTCCGCGACGAATACTGCAACCCCGACGGTTCCATCAA CCGCGCCAAGCTTCAATTCTCGGCGCGTCCCAGCGAGAACATGATCCGCAAAAACACACCTCCCGTGACAGCAgccaaccccaaccccaaccccGGCGCCGACTGCGGTCCTGTCTGGGTTGAGTTCCTCGCCGATAAGACTTTCGGCGTCAACCAGATCCGACAATTTGCCAAATATGTGATCACGAACAACTACAAGACTGGCATCATGGTAACACACGTTCCTCTCTCACCCGCCGCCCGCAAGACTCTCCAGAGTGTCGAGTCCGTCGCTAAGATCGAGTGCTTCCTCGAGGATGATCTTCTTGTCAACATTACCCACCACGAGCTTGTTCCCAAGCACGTCTTGCTCTCCCGCGAGGAGAAGCTCGCTCTTCTCAAGCGCTATCGCCTCAAGGAGACCCAACTACCACGTATTTTGCAAAAGGACCCTGTTGCTCGTTACTTGGGTCTGAAGCGGGGCCAAGTTGTTAAGATTATCCGAAACAGTGAAACGGCTGGTCGTTATGCCAGTTATAGATTGTGTGTATAG
- a CDS encoding tubulin folding cofactor D C terminal-domain-containing protein: MDAPEADFDIKLQKISADLLGDFGRSLPSFLWKPDGHGGTRVRSRVRAKEIFRLTNTLLDPFQELPQLLDPYLPKWIPLLAEAFLKHLQTRHRGKALSSRSKLLVSVEFAICKIIYTFCKIRGEKVIVRFLNVEAKYLELLLSAIEESEQASVDDVALGKWSWEERYVVLLWLSHLLLAPFDLSTISSVDLQDVTVPEIPGLVWPENLPAITVRVIPLAIKYLGTPGKERDAAKALLVRMSIRRDMQQLGVLESLINWSLASLRPKQDQPLQKTYFYLGVLSFLAGVLRASSDTSDMNPYLSTIFYAIHEISAGENALSKTIISLALARKMILKVIRSVVVLRLRQTPQDMASTELTETAIGYLLESVADNDTPVRFAASKSLSIITLKLDPDMASQVVEAVLESLNRNVLWTKPAGGKPVRDLSAVNNLEWHGLMLTLSHLLYRRSPPTEQLSDIVHALLLGLSFEQRSMSGGSVGTNVRDAACFGIWALARRYTSSELLAIPTHSVFAAKAHPATSSILQVLATELVVTASLDPAGNIRRGASAALQELVGRHPDTVEQGIWVVQTVDYHAVARRSRAIEEVAVNATRLASQYGEAIIDTLLGWRGIGDLDAASRRVSGAAFGVLTYELSDTKSEDSLAQFKTIIQLLTDRLKTLQPRQVEERHGLLLCFASVLDKFPALFSSGAEKSNPVLIDEILSTVSGALENLQSTAYRKPELLAEAASRLVVSALPILQVSVLGMDSQQALCPGQELLHPGNVSGYLGLVSALDSCDEDRSETVARLISALRAIIPTWLNRSEQETIEPTAAASLALLILSKPIDREALLSEWAETVQRRPTSRTSVHGIGYFSALTVAQPLVSSSEDVACQAILERWTWDSEVETRVAILQSLAQSSVLHNKPLVFLQLIVEGLNDYTTNARGDVGSHVRVHALRAVKALWNKLDDTTAQGEWEEASVQALFFSVLRLAAEKLDRVRPEAQAAVALVLENGHAKHFRELTFSSRAYFESLLELQAGGRLRPLLGDMAKGDTEKWMTELMSGFVGSADTGNEDLVIASRAALCDFCEAKHENLDLICHAMLQNLKSRQGQDRVIVPTLEIIAFLFQMQLFQKSSVNLRSLCLQTQKAGYKTGNVRKLEACTKVYCGIASMAGQEGAETGVQEARKRLGALLHHPWPKVRSMVVDGLWGVLEEEEEIAQKLKGVDWGQAGKLQIKTAVEELRLG, from the exons ATGGACGCCCCAGAAGCAGATTTCGATATCAAGCTCCAGAAGATCTCAGCGGATCTTCTGGGGGACTTTGGCCGCTCCCTGCCAAGTTTCCTCTGGAAGCCGGATGGCCACGGCGGCACAAGAGTACGCTCGCGGGTGCGCGCAAAGGAGATATTCCGACTTACCAATACT CTCCTAGATCCCTTCCAAGAACTTCCTCAGCTGTTGGATCCCTACCTGCCCAAGTGGATTCCCCTCCTTGCTGAGGCGTTTctcaagcatctccaaacTCGCCATCGCGGAAAAGCACTCTCATCCCGCTCTAAGCTCTTGGTCTCAGTTGAGTTTGCCATATGCAAGATCATATACACGTTTTGCAAGATCCGCGGCGAAAAGGTCATTGTGCGTTTTCTCAATGTTGAAGCCAAGTATCTAGAGTTGCTCCTCTCTGCCATTGAAGAGTCTGAGCAAGCTTCTGTTGATGACGTTGCTCTCGGGAAATGGTCATGGGAGGAACGCTATGTCGTTCTTTTGTGGCTTTCGCATCTCCTGCTGGCTCCCTTTGACCTCTCTACCATATCTTCCGTCGACTTGCAAGATGTTACAGTGCCAGAGATACCAGGCCTGGTCTGGCCTGAGAACCTCCCTGCCATTACTGTACGTGTGATTCCTCTCGCTATCAAGTATCTTGGTACTCCAGGAAAGGAAAGGGACGCTGCAAAAGCTCTGCTGGTGAGAATGTCTATCCGTCGCGATATGCAGCAGCTTGGCGTCCTCGAAAGCCTCATAAACTGGTCCCTTGCTTCTCTACGCCCGAAACAGGACCAGCCGCTACAAAAAACATACTTCTATCTAGGAGTCCTATCGTTCCTAGCCGGTGTATTGCGCGCATCGTCAGATACATCTGACATGAATCCGTATCTTTCGACTATCTTCTATGCTATCCACGAAATATCCGCTGGCGAGAATGCGCTCTCTAAAACGATTATCTCGTTAGCCTTAGCAAGAAAAATGATTCTGAAGGTTATTCGATCTGTGGTTGTTTTGCGCCTTCGCCAGACACCACAAGATATGGCCAGCACTGAGCTTACAGAGACAGCTATTGGGTATTTGCTTGAATCTGTAGCCGACAACGATACACCAGTACGATTTGCAGCAAGCAAGTCTTTGAGTATCATCACTTTGAAATTGGATCCCGATATGGCTTCTcaggttgttgaggctgTCCTTGAATCACTGAACCGAAATGTCCTCTGGACGAAACCCGCCGGGGGCAAACCAGTCAGAGACTTGTCTGCTGTGAATAACCTCGAATGGCATGGGCTCATGCTCACACTATCACATCTGCTCTATCGAAGATCACCGCCCACTGAACAATTGTCAGATATTGTCCATGCTTTGCTTCTTGGTCTGTCATTTGAGCAGCGAAGTATGTCTGGAGGTAGTGTTGGAACCAATGTACGAGATGCTGCTTGTTTTGGTATTTGGGCCCTCGCCCGCCGATATACGAGCTCTGAGCTCCTAGCAATTCCTACACACTCTGTCTTTGCAGCCAAAGCTCATCCGGCAACAAGTTCGATCCTTCAAGTCCTTGCAACAGAACTCGTTGTGACTGCTTCTCTGGACCCTGCGGGAAACATTAGACGCGGTGCATCGGCTGCCTTGCAAGAACTTGTTGGACGACATCCGGACACTGTTGAGCAGGGTATTTGGGTGGTGCAAACTGTCGATTACCACGCTGTTGCACGACGTTCCAGAGCAATCGAGGAGGTTGCGGTAAACGCGACTCGTCTTGCAAGCCAGTATGGCGAAGCCATCATTGATACCCTCCTAGGCTGGAGAGGTATCGGCGACCTTGATGCTGCTTCAAGACGCGTATCTGGTGCCGCTTTTGGAGTCCTCACCTATGAGTTATCGGACACCAAATCTGAGGACTCTCTTGCCCAGTTCAAAACCATTATTCAACTGCTGACTGATCGCCTCAAAACACTTCAACCTCGTCAGGTTGAGGAGAGACACGGTCTGTTGCTATGCTTTGCCTCTGTCCTTGATAAATTTCCAGCCTTGTTCAGCTCAGGCGCAGAGAAGAGTAACCCGGTGCTGATTGATGAAATACTTTCAACGGTCTCAGGGGCGTTGGAGAACCTGCAGTCAACTGCTTATCGAAAACCGGAATTGCTCGCTGAAGCCGCAAGCCGCCTAGTCGTTTCAGCGTTGCCTATTCTACAAGTTTCAGTTCTCGGCATGGATTCACAGCAAGCTCTTTGTCCAGGCCAAGAGCTCCTTCATCCCGGGAATGTGTCAGGCTATTTGGGTCTCGTATCTGCACTCGATTCGTGCGATGAGGACCGAAGTGAGACGGTAGCACGACTGATCTCGGCATTACGCGCCATTATCCCAACCTGGTTGAACCGCAGCGAGCAAGAAACGATTGAGCCAACTGCTGCTGCATCATTGgctcttctcattctttctAAGCCAATTGACAGAGAGGCACTCCTGAGTGAATGGGCAGAAACTGTCCAACGTCGCCCAACAAGCAGAACTTCAGTGCATGGAATTGGTTACTTTTCTGCACTTACAGTCGCGCAGCCTCTGGTAAGCTCGTCTGAGGACGTGGCCTGCCAGGCGATCCTAGAGCGTTGGACATGGGATAGCGAAGTTGAGACTCGCGTCGCCATATTGCAGAGCTTGGCTCAAAGCAGTGTTCTGCATAACAAGCCTCTGGTGTTTCTGCAACTGATCGTTGAGGGTTTGAACGATTATACTACGAATGCCCGAGGAGATGTTGGATCGCACGTCCGTGTGCACGCTCTGAGAGCCGTGAAAGCCTTGTGGAATAAGCTTGATGATACAACTGCCCAAGGCGAATGGGAGGAGGCTTCCGTGCAGGCTCTATTCTTCAGTGTCCTTCGTCTTGCTGCAGAGAAACTCGACCGCGTACGTCCTGAAGCTCAGGCCGCAGTTGCATTGGTTCTAGAAAACGG CCACGCGAAGCACTTCCGCGAACTCACTTTCTCTTCCAGGGCCTACTTTGAGAGtctccttgagcttcaggCGGGCGGTCGTCTTCGCCCATTGCTTGGCGATATGGCTAAAGGAGACACGGAGAAATGGATGACAGAACTCATGTCTGGGTTTGTGGGATCTGCAGACACGGGCAACGAGGACCTTGTCATTGCTAGTCGAGCGGCGCTCTGCGACTTCTGCGAGGCCAAGCATGAGAACCTAGATCTTATCTGTCACGCGATGTTACAGAATCTTAAGTCCCGACAGGGCCAGGATAGGGTGATCGTGCCAACCCTGGAGATCATTGCATTCCTTTTCCAGATGCAGCTCTTCCAGAAGAGCAGCGTCAACCTTCGTAGCTTGTGCCTGCAGACACAGAAGGCGGGTTACAAGACAGGTAACGTCCGAAAGCTCGAAGCGTGCACCAAAGTCTATTGCGGTATTGCGTCAATGGCTGGCCAGGAAGGCGCTGAGACAGGTGTCCAAGAAGCTAGGAAACGCTTGGGTGCTTTGTTGCATCATCCCTGGCCCAAGGTCAGGAGCAtggttgttgatggtctCTGGGGTGTgcttgaagaggaggaagaaatcGCACAGAAGTTAAAGGGCGTAGACTGGGGCCAAGCCGGCAAACTGCAGATCAAGACTGCAGTTGAAGAACTGAGGTTGGGCTAG
- a CDS encoding glycoside hydrolase: MHIPWADLFTGTTFVTSVKPSTQARGVTTYTEKAVTAIQVLNEEFYNSATGVWDNAWWSSANIITTLADFSTLRLEEANKLNIGGVLATTYENAQKTTVHTMKTMTNGLVASSYCIDSSSGCMMKRGFLGKRGFDDFLNEFYDDEGWWALAWIRASDATGNDQYLEAAIDIFNDMQTGTNTPCGGGIRWKKEGEDGSGYINAIANELYLATAASLARRVSKNSTYLDIAKKQWNWFSDSGMINEKGLINDGLNGECKNNGLQTWSYNQGVILGALVELSLATGDDAYTDKAHKIAYAAIKELTNKDGILIESDGCETKEGHCGADGQQFKGIFVRNLRYLHTVSPKPLYRRFITKNAISIWKKSRSKDNKLGVSWAGPYIDATGPSHSSALDAIVAAIAVSNL, translated from the exons ATGCATATCCCCTGGGCGGATCTATTTACCGGGACGACTTTCGTTACTTCAGTCAAACCTTCAACTCAAGCTCGAGGCGTCACCACGTATACTGAAAAGGCAGTTACTGCTATCCAAGTTTTGAATGAAGAATTCTACAATTCTGCCACCGGTGTGTGGGATAATGCTTGGTGGTCGAGTGCAAAT ATCATAACCACCCTCGCTGATTTCTCAACTCTACGTCTCGAAGAAGCCAACAAGTTAAATATTGGAGGAGTTCTCGCCACAACCTACGAAAACGCCCAAAAGACAACGGTTCATACCATGAAGACAATGACAAACGGCCTCGTTGCTTCTTCCTACTGTATAGACTCAAGCTCAGGTTGTATGATGAAGCGGGGTTTCTTGGGAAAACGTGGTTTCGACGACTTCCTCAACGAGTTTTACGATGACGAAGGCTGGTGGGCTCTGGCATGGATCAGAGCATCGGATGCAACTGGCAACGACCAGTATCTCGAGGCTGCtatcgacatcttcaacgaTATGCAGACCGGCACAAACACACCTTGCGGCGGCGGTATAAggtggaagaaggagggagaggatgGCTCAGGCTACATCAATGCGATTGCAAACGAACTATATCTCGCAACTGCTGCTTCGTTAGCACGACGTGTCTCAAAGAACAGCACATACCTCGACATAGCCAAGAAGCAGTGGAACTGGTTCTCCGACAGTGGCATGATAAACGAGAAGGGACTTATTAACGATGGGTTGAACGGCGAATGCAAGAATAACGGTCTTCAGACTTGGAGTTACAACCAAGGAGTCATTCTGGGCGCTCTCGTCGAACTTTCGCTTGCCACAGGAGACGACGCTTACACCGACAAAGCTCACAAGATCGCCTATGCTGCCATTAAGGAACTTACCAACAAAGATGGTATCCTTATCGAGAGTGACGGTTGTGAGACCAAGGAGGGTCACTGTGGCGCAGACGGACAGCAGTTCAAAGGTATCTTTGTCAGAAACCTTCGATACTTGCACACTGTTTCACCAAAGCCCTTGTACCGTCGCTTCATCACGAAGAACGCCATCTCCATTTGGAAGAAGAGCCGcagcaaagacaacaagCTAGGCGTTTCCTGGGCTGGGCCTTACATTGATGCCACTGGCCCCTCGCACAGCAGTGCTTTGGATGCTATAGTAGCAGCGATCGCAGTTTCAAACTTATGA
- a CDS encoding calcium-activated chloride channel-domain-containing protein translates to MSNLKDLYSQSGDESQTSNFGVDFVIHYKVPPSEPAEAEAGFVQLIQALTTVGLATEVRHGDNNSLLVFVKVASPDLFAKQVYRARLADWLHGVRVSAPHSDVKQALQDEPVVEAERLRLIYLMITKPRNEGGAGITPSNAKWKYVESIFPLHSHKFNKNWIKKWSSKYILEQSDIDDIRDKFGESVAFYFAFLRSYFRFLVIPSGFGFVAWLLLGQFSFLYALLCGLWSVVFLEYWKKQEVDLAVQWGVRGVSSIQQARPEFVWDREAEDPVTGEVVKVYEPMKRIKTQLLQIPFALACVIALGALIVTCNSLEVFINEVYNGPGKQYLGFLPTILLVLGTPTISSLLMSAAEKLNSMENYATVDAHDAALIQKQFVLNFMTSYMALFFTAFVYIPFGHVLVPFLEFWRKTAQVVTFSEKPLPTREFQINPARISNQMFYFTVTAQIVNFATEVVVPYLKREALEKAKALKSQPKVQDDHEEEAEFLERVRKESTLETYDVSGDYREMVMQFGYVSMFSVAWPLAACCFLVNNWVELRSDALKIATSSRRPIPWRTDSIGPWLTALSFISWLGSITSSAIVYLCSGARGNGSHGEPSPLKAWGLLLSILLAEHFYLVVQLAVRFVLSKLDSPGVQKERKERFLMKRKLLEENIGQGASEESSVPGIDHSEKITREALEEEARQTSIRGHGTPEEMFWQRQRGMNETIDVGRRMIEQQKAAAEKNGKAKSAEPSMKAA, encoded by the exons ATGTCCAATCTAAAGGACCTGTACAGCCAATCTGGCGACGAGAGCCAGACAAGCAACTTTGG CGTCGACTTTGTCATTCACTACAAGGTCCCTCCGTCAG AACCcgcagaagctgaagccgGCTTTGTCCAGCTCATCCAGGCCCTCACCACTGTTGGTCTAGCCACCGAAGTTCGTCACGGCGACAACAACTCCCTCCTCGTCTTTGTCAAAGTCGCTTCCCCCGATCTCTTCGCGAAGCAAGTCTACCGCGCCCGCCTTGCCGACTGGCTGCACGGCGTTCGAGTCTCAGCCCCCCATAGCGACGTCAAACAAGCCCTCCAAGATGAGCCCGTTGTTGAAGCAGAGCGCCTGCGCTTGATCTACCTTATGATCACGAAGCCACGTAACGAAGGTGGTGCTGGAATTACTCCGTCCAATGCAAAGTGGAAATACGTTGAGTCCATATTTCCTCTGCATAGTCACAAATTCAACAAGAATTGGATCAAGAAGTGGAGCAGCAAGTATATCCTGGAGCAGAGCGACATCGACGACATTCGAGACAAGTTTGGTGAAAGCGTTGCCTTCTACTTCGCCTTCTTGCGATCCTACTTCCGCTTCCTCGTCATCCCCTCTGGTTTCGGCTTTGTCGCATGGCTTCTGCTCGGCCAATTCTCTTTCCTCTATGCCCTGCTCTGTGGTCTCTGGTCTGTCGTTTTCCTCGAGTACTGGAAGAAGCAAGAGGTCGACCTTGCCGTGCAATGGGGTGTCCGGGGTGTGTCCAGTATCCAGCAGGCGAGACCTGAGTTTGTGTGGGATCGCGAAGCTGAGGACCCTGTCACTGGCGAAGTTGTTAAGGTGTATGAGCCCATGAAGCGCATCAAGACTCAATTGCTCCAAATCCCCTTTGCTCTGGCTTGTGTTATTGCTTTGGGTGCTTTGATTGTGACCTGCAACTCCCTTGAGGTCTTCATCAATGAAGTCTACAATGGCCCTGGCAAGCAGTACCTG GGCTTCTTGCCAACCATTCTTCTGGTTCTGGGTACTCCTACTATCTCCAGCCTGCTCATGAGCGCTGCTGAGAAATTGAACTCAATGGAGAACTATGCTACTGTTGATG CCCATGATGCTGCTCTCATCCAAAAACAATTCGTCCTCAACTTCATGACCTCTTACATGGCTCTTTTCTTCACAGCATTCGTCTACATTCCCTTCGGCCATGTCCTGGTCCCTTTCCTCGAATTCTGGAGAAAGACAGCCCAGGTTGTCACCTTCAGCGAGAAGCCGCTTCCGACAAGGGAATTTCAGATCAACCCTGCTCGAATTAGCAACCAAATGTTTTATTTCACAGTCACGGCTCAGATCGTAAACTTTGCTACCGAGGTTGTGGTACCTTACCTCAAGCGAGAGGCGCTCGAAAAAGCCAAGGCCCTCAAGTCCCAGCCAAAGGTTCAGGACGACCACGAGGAGGAAGCCGAGTTCCTTGAACGCGTACGCAAGGAGAGCACTCTCGAGACGTACGATGTCTCGGGAGACTACCGTGAGATGGTCATGCAGTTCG GTTATGTTTCCATGTTCTCAGTCGCTTGGCCACTTGCAGCTTGCTGTTTCCTCGTCAACAACTGGGTTGAGTTGAGATCCGATGCCCTCAAGATTGCCACCAGCAGCCGACGACCAATCCCATGGCGAACCGACTCAATTGGACCCTGGTTGACCGCACTGAGCTTTATTTCTTGGCTCGGCAGTATCACCAGCTCTGCTATTGTGTACTTGTGCAGCGGCGCCCGAGGTAACGGAAGCCATGGTGAACCATCGCCTCTCAAGGCCTGGGGTCTGCTGCTTAGCATTCTTTTGGCTGAGCATTTCTATCTGGTCGTCCAACTGGCGGTCCGCTTTGTTCTCAGCAAGTTGGACAGCCCAGGCGTGCAGAAGGAGCGCAAGGAGCGtttcttgatgaagagaaaacTTCTCGAGGAGAACATTGGCCAAGGTGCATCGGAAGAGTCTTCAGTTCCAGGCATTGATCATAGTGAGAAGATTACTCGCGAAGCtttggaggaggaggccCGACAGACTTCCATCCGAGGTCATGGAACGCCTGAAGAGAT GTTCTGGCAACGCCAGAGAGGCATGAATGAGACCATTGATGTCGGACGCAGAATGATTGAGCAGCAG AAAGCTGCCGCGGAAAAGAATGGAAAGGCCAAGTCTGCTGAGCCAAGTATGAAGGCCGCCTGA
- a CDS encoding Metallo-dependent phosphatase-like protein has product MGLLSCIGLRRRNQWEPMTLLDNLISSPLTYLAFLFYHAVLLLRGRPFHPPRDKPAIRVVCISDTHDLKVDIPNGDILIHAGDLTDSGTVADIQKQLDWLREQPHPVKVVVAGNHDSWFDTKSRHEEDARSGAKPNMEGLHYLESGLTVQKIKGRTVNIFGVPDIPSIGPKEFAFQYTQDKHPWLSKVPPQTDILITHCPPKHHLDLGLGDSNLLREVWRVKPRLHVFGHVHFGYGRESAFFDTFQETYERIMSRPRRGLIRDFIPNEAWLDYLRLVAQGLHSVAWKWLMSGPGSNNGSLMVNAAQMKGNSGKVKSRAVVVEI; this is encoded by the exons ATGGGCCTCCTCTCCTGCATAGGCCTTCGTCGCCGGAACCAATGGGAGCCCATGACCCTCCTCgacaatctcatctcatcacctTTAACATATCTCGCTTTTCTCTTCTACCACGCTGTACTCCTCCTCCGCGGTCGACCTTTCCACCCGCCGCGTGACAAGCCCGCCATTCGCGTCGTCTGCATCTCCGACACACACGATCTCAAAGTCGACATTCCCAATGGTGACATTCTCATTCATGCAGGAGATCTTACAGATTCCGGCACCGTAGCAGACATCCAGAAACAGCTCGATTGGCTTCGTGAACAGCCTCATCCTGTCAAGGTTGTCGTTGCAGGTAACCATGACAGTTGGTTTGACACCAAAAGTCGACATGAAGAGGATGCGCGCTCAGGTGCTAAGCCCAACATGGAGGGTCTTCATTATCTTGAGAGCGGTTTGACTGTGCAAAAGATAAAGGGTCGAACCGTCAATATCTTTGGTGTTCCTGATATTCCAAGCATTGGTCCCAAGGAGTTTGC CTTCCAGTATACTCAAGATAAACACCCTTGGTTGAGCAAGGTACCTCCGCAAACCGATATTCTTATCACCCATTGCCCTCCG AAACATCATCTTGATCTCGGTCTCGGGGACAGCAATCTCCTCCGTGAAGTTTGGCGCGTAAAGCCCCGTCTCCACGTCTTCGGCCACGTCCACTTTGGCTACGGTAGAGAATCAGCCTTCTTCGATACCTTCCAGGAGACTTACGAACGTATCATGTCACGACCTCGTCGCGGTCTGATCCGAGACTTCATCCCTAATGAGGCTTGGCTTGATTATCTGCGTCTTGTAGCCCAAGGCCTTCATAGCGTGGCATGGAAGTGGCTCATGTCTGGTCCTGGAAGTAATAATGGTAGTCTCATGGTAAATGCTGCGCAGATGAAAGGCAACTCGGGCAAGGTCAAGAGTAGGGCGGTTGTTGTTGAAATTTGA